Part of the Natronobacterium gregoryi SP2 genome, AGCCCCTCGTCGCCGATCCGCATGTGGTCGTGTCCGCAGTCGGGGCACGTGACCGACTCCCCGAGAACGGGGATGCGATCGATACGTATGTCCGTCGAGTCGCGGGGTGCGCCGAACGCCAGCGCGACGAGTCGCTCGTCGGCGTCGTTCCACCCTGTCTGGAACTCGCCGGGCGCGAACCGTACCGCCTCGCTCTCGCCGATCCGAACGGTTCGCGGCCCGTCGTCGTCCGCCTCCCGACCGACCTCGAAC contains:
- a CDS encoding cupin domain-containing protein encodes the protein MKRLSIDDLEPEPYDEDLHTDRRDLTEPLSLEGVSVVQYALEPGERFSGAAHAHPDQEEVFVVLSGEATFEVGREADDDGPRTVRIGESEAVRFAPGEFQTGWNDADERLVALAFGAPRDSTDIRIDRIPVLGESVTCPDCGHDHMRIGDEGLVCPDCGATTTVEE